The following coding sequences lie in one Sinorhizobium fredii USDA 257 genomic window:
- a CDS encoding CDP-alcohol phosphatidyltransferase family protein, whose translation MLDGAVRRHLDPILNRLGAALAKRGLSADAITICGLCLGLAAAVLIARHDYLAAAALILLSRLCDGLDGAVARASRKTDFGGFLDIVLDFAFYGAIPLAFIVADPTANGLAGGLLLFSFYVNGSSFLAFAAIAEKRALSTEIRGAKSIYFTTGLAEATETIAFFLVACLFPAWFSALAVIFAALCLYTALSRIVLARLIFRDGR comes from the coding sequence ATGCTCGACGGTGCGGTGCGCAGGCATCTCGATCCCATTCTGAACCGGCTCGGTGCGGCGCTCGCCAAGCGCGGCTTGAGCGCCGATGCGATCACGATCTGCGGCCTTTGTCTGGGACTTGCCGCGGCCGTCCTCATTGCCCGGCACGACTATCTTGCGGCCGCGGCTCTCATCCTGTTGAGCCGGCTCTGCGACGGCCTCGATGGGGCGGTGGCGCGTGCGAGCCGCAAGACCGATTTCGGTGGTTTTCTCGACATCGTCCTCGACTTCGCCTTCTATGGCGCGATCCCGCTCGCCTTCATCGTTGCCGATCCGACGGCCAACGGCCTCGCCGGCGGGCTCTTGCTCTTTTCATTCTATGTCAATGGCTCGAGCTTCCTTGCCTTCGCCGCGATCGCCGAGAAGCGGGCGCTGTCGACCGAGATCCGCGGCGCGAAGTCGATCTATTTCACGACCGGCCTTGCGGAGGCGACCGAGACGATCGCCTTCTTTCTGGTCGCTTGCCTCTTTCCAGCCTGGTTCTCGGCGTTGGCAGTGATATTCGCCGCCCTTTGCCTTTACACCGCCCTGTCGCGGATCGTTCTTGCGCGCCTGATCTTTCGCGACGGACGATGA
- the apaG gene encoding Co2+/Mg2+ efflux protein ApaG: MYRALTRDIEVTVEPYYLEEQSDPDDSRYVWGYRIVISNHSGTAVRLMTRYWHITDENGQVDEVSGPGVIGEQPLLNPGDTYEYSSGCPLDTPSGVMFGHYSMEAEDGETFNVAIPAFSLDSPGLVRTLN, from the coding sequence ATGTACCGCGCACTGACTCGCGACATAGAAGTCACGGTGGAGCCGTACTATCTCGAAGAACAGTCGGATCCGGATGACAGCCGCTATGTCTGGGGCTACCGCATCGTCATTTCGAACCATTCAGGGACAGCGGTGCGGCTGATGACCCGCTATTGGCACATCACCGACGAGAACGGCCAGGTGGACGAAGTGAGCGGTCCGGGCGTCATCGGCGAGCAGCCGCTGCTCAACCCGGGCGACACCTACGAATACTCTTCCGGCTGCCCGCTCGACACGCCGTCGGGCGTCATGTTCGGCCACTACAGCATGGAGGCCGAAGACGGAGAAACCTTCAACGTGGCCATCCCCGCCTTCTCGCTCGATTCTCCCGGACTGGTGCGTACCTTGAACTAA
- a CDS encoding O-succinylhomoserine sulfhydrylase produces MSKNWRPATQLVHGGTTRSQHGETSEAIFLTQGFVYDSSEAAEARFKGETDGFIYARYGSPTNDMFEKRMCMLEGAEDARATASGMAAVSSAILCQVKAGDHIVAARALFGSCRWVVETLAPKYGIECTLVDGRDLANWENAVRPNTKVFFLESPTNPTLEVIDIAGVAKLANQVGAKVVVDNVFATPLFQKPLELGAHVVVYSATKHIDGQGRCLGGVVLADKAWIDENLHDYFRHTGPAMSPFNAWTLLKGIETLPLRVKQQTDNARRIADFLAEQPQVARVIYPGRKDHPQADIIAKQMSGGSTLVAFELKGGKEAAFALQNALEISRISNNLGDSKSLITHPATTTHKNLTDEARAELGISAGTVRFSAGIEDSDDLVEDFAKALKSVRA; encoded by the coding sequence ATGAGCAAGAACTGGCGCCCGGCAACCCAACTCGTCCACGGCGGGACCACCCGCTCGCAGCACGGCGAGACCTCCGAAGCAATCTTCCTGACGCAGGGCTTTGTCTATGACAGTTCGGAGGCGGCCGAAGCCCGCTTCAAGGGCGAGACCGACGGCTTCATCTATGCCCGCTACGGCAGCCCGACGAACGACATGTTCGAGAAGCGCATGTGCATGCTCGAAGGCGCCGAGGATGCGCGCGCCACTGCCTCCGGCATGGCGGCCGTCTCGTCGGCGATCCTCTGCCAGGTCAAGGCGGGCGACCACATCGTCGCGGCGCGCGCCCTCTTCGGCTCCTGCCGCTGGGTGGTGGAAACGCTCGCCCCGAAATACGGGATCGAATGCACGCTGGTCGACGGCCGCGACCTTGCCAACTGGGAAAACGCGGTCCGCCCGAACACCAAGGTGTTCTTCCTAGAGAGCCCGACCAACCCGACACTCGAAGTGATCGACATTGCCGGCGTCGCCAAGCTCGCCAACCAGGTCGGCGCCAAGGTCGTCGTCGACAATGTCTTCGCCACGCCGCTTTTCCAGAAGCCGCTGGAACTCGGCGCCCATGTCGTCGTCTATTCCGCCACCAAGCATATCGACGGCCAGGGCCGTTGCCTCGGCGGCGTCGTGCTGGCCGACAAGGCGTGGATCGACGAGAATCTGCACGACTATTTCCGCCACACCGGCCCCGCCATGTCGCCCTTCAATGCCTGGACGCTGCTCAAGGGCATCGAAACGCTGCCGCTGCGCGTCAAGCAGCAGACGGACAACGCCCGCCGCATCGCCGACTTTCTTGCCGAGCAGCCGCAGGTGGCGCGCGTCATCTATCCGGGCCGCAAGGACCATCCGCAGGCCGACATCATCGCCAAGCAGATGAGCGGCGGCTCGACGCTGGTCGCCTTCGAACTGAAAGGCGGCAAGGAAGCTGCCTTCGCGCTTCAGAACGCGCTCGAGATCTCGCGGATTTCCAACAATCTCGGCGATTCGAAGAGCCTCATCACGCATCCGGCAACGACGACGCACAAGAACCTCACCGACGAGGCCCGCGCCGAACTCGGGATCTCGGCCGGCACGGTGCGCTTCTCGGCCGGCATCGAGGACAGCGACGATCTGGTCGAGGATTTCGCCAAGGCGCTGAAGTCGGTTCGGGCCTGA
- a CDS encoding 2'-deoxycytidine 5'-triphosphate deaminase, protein MGRETGILADRAIAALYASGRLKSEKVLDDDQIQPASLDLRLGSKAFRVRASFMPGPAHLVADKLDRLKLHVIDLSEGAVLETGCVYIVPLMESLSLPEMMSASANPKSSTGRLDIFTRVITDRAQEFDKIPAGYSGPLYLEISPRTFPIVVRRGSRLSQIRFRIGHSVLSEQELLGLHESDVLVASERPNVSGGGIALSIDLKGTGPEGLIGYRGKHHTSVVDVDKKAEHAVFDFWEPLYSRGRDDLILDPDEFYILVSREAVHVPPLYAAEMTPFDPLVGEFRVHYAGFFDPGFGHASAGGSGSRAVLEVRSHEVPFILEHGQIVGRLIYEHMLERPEGLYGLDLGSNYQAQGLKLSKHFRAE, encoded by the coding sequence ATGGGCCGCGAAACAGGGATTTTGGCCGACCGCGCGATTGCCGCGCTGTACGCGTCGGGACGTCTGAAGAGCGAGAAGGTGCTGGATGATGATCAGATCCAGCCGGCCAGCCTCGATCTTCGCCTCGGATCCAAGGCATTTCGCGTCCGGGCGAGTTTCATGCCGGGTCCCGCCCATCTGGTCGCCGACAAGCTCGATCGCCTGAAGCTGCATGTGATCGATCTCAGCGAGGGCGCAGTGCTGGAAACCGGCTGCGTCTATATCGTGCCGCTGATGGAAAGCCTTTCACTGCCGGAGATGATGTCCGCCTCCGCCAATCCGAAGAGCTCGACCGGCCGCCTCGATATTTTCACGCGCGTCATCACCGACCGAGCCCAGGAATTCGACAAGATCCCGGCCGGCTATAGCGGGCCGCTCTATCTCGAGATCAGCCCGCGGACTTTCCCGATTGTCGTCCGCCGCGGTTCGCGCCTTTCGCAGATCCGTTTCCGCATCGGCCACTCCGTCCTTTCCGAACAGGAACTGCTGGGGCTGCATGAAAGCGACGTGCTCGTCGCCAGCGAGCGGCCCAACGTCTCCGGCGGCGGTATTGCACTGTCGATCGATCTCAAGGGCACCGGTCCTGAAGGCCTGATCGGCTATCGCGGCAAGCACCACACGTCGGTCGTCGACGTCGACAAGAAGGCAGAGCACGCGGTCTTCGATTTCTGGGAGCCGCTTTACAGTCGTGGCCGCGACGACCTGATCCTCGATCCGGACGAGTTCTATATCCTTGTTTCCCGTGAGGCGGTGCATGTGCCGCCGCTCTACGCCGCCGAGATGACGCCCTTCGACCCGCTCGTCGGCGAGTTCCGCGTCCACTATGCCGGCTTCTTCGATCCTGGCTTCGGCCACGCCTCGGCTGGCGGTAGCGGCAGCCGCGCCGTGCTCGAGGTTCGCAGCCACGAGGTGCCCTTCATCCTCGAACACGGACAGATCGTCGGCCGACTGATCTACGAGCATATGCTGGAGCGCCCGGAGGGGCTCTACGGCCTCGATCTCGGCTCGAACTACCAGGCGCAGGGCCTGAAGCTGTCGAAGCATTTTCGCGCCGAGTGA
- a CDS encoding aspartate aminotransferase family protein yields the protein MAATTPLYDTYLRAPLRFERGEGVWLIAEDGTRYLDFAAGVAVNSLGHAHPHLVEALKGQAEKLWHVSNLYDIPGQESLARRLTAVTFADRVFFTNSGAEALECAIKTARRHHFAKGHPERFHVITFEGAFHGRTIATIAAGGQQKYIEGFGPKAPGFYQVPFGDLAAVKNAINDETAAILIEPIQGEGGVRLAPKEFMQELRALCDEFGLLLILDEVQCGVGRTGKLFAHEWSGIKPDIMAVAKGIGGGFPLGACLATEAAAAGMVAGTHGSTYGGNPLAMAVGNAVLDVVLAEGFLENVRDVALVFRQGLASLKDRFPDVIEEIRGDGLMLGIKAKVPSADVLKAIRAEKLLAVPAGENVLRLLPPLITTAAEAREGLARLERAAEKVRAKSGTAAA from the coding sequence ATGGCCGCAACAACGCCGCTCTACGACACTTATCTGCGTGCGCCGTTGCGTTTCGAGCGAGGCGAGGGCGTCTGGCTGATCGCCGAAGACGGCACGCGCTATCTCGACTTTGCAGCCGGCGTCGCGGTCAATTCGCTCGGTCATGCCCATCCCCATCTCGTCGAGGCACTCAAGGGCCAGGCCGAGAAGCTCTGGCATGTGTCGAACCTCTACGACATTCCCGGCCAGGAGAGCCTGGCGCGGCGGCTGACGGCCGTGACCTTTGCCGATCGCGTGTTCTTCACCAACTCCGGTGCCGAAGCGCTCGAATGCGCGATCAAGACGGCGCGCCGCCACCATTTCGCCAAGGGGCATCCGGAGCGCTTCCACGTCATCACCTTCGAAGGCGCTTTCCACGGCCGTACCATTGCGACGATCGCGGCCGGCGGCCAGCAGAAGTATATCGAGGGTTTTGGCCCGAAGGCCCCCGGTTTCTATCAGGTACCGTTCGGCGACCTTGCCGCCGTCAAGAACGCGATCAACGACGAGACGGCGGCGATCCTGATCGAGCCGATCCAGGGCGAGGGCGGCGTTCGCCTGGCCCCGAAAGAGTTCATGCAGGAGCTGCGTGCGCTATGCGACGAGTTCGGCCTGCTTTTGATCCTCGATGAGGTCCAGTGCGGCGTCGGTCGCACCGGCAAGCTCTTCGCCCATGAATGGTCCGGCATCAAGCCGGACATCATGGCCGTTGCCAAGGGCATCGGCGGCGGTTTCCCGCTCGGCGCCTGCCTGGCGACCGAAGCGGCGGCTGCCGGCATGGTGGCCGGCACCCATGGCTCGACCTATGGCGGCAATCCGCTGGCGATGGCCGTCGGCAATGCGGTGCTTGACGTCGTCCTTGCCGAAGGCTTTCTGGAGAATGTCCGGGACGTGGCGCTCGTGTTCCGCCAGGGGCTTGCCTCGCTAAAGGACCGCTTCCCGGATGTGATCGAGGAGATCCGCGGCGACGGGCTGATGCTCGGCATCAAGGCCAAGGTGCCGTCCGCCGATGTGCTGAAGGCGATCCGGGCCGAGAAGCTGCTCGCCGTGCCGGCTGGCGAAAACGTGCTGCGGCTGTTGCCGCCGTTGATCACCACTGCCGCCGAGGCACGAGAGGGGCTGGCGCGGCTTGAACGCGCTGCCGAAAAGGTCCGGGCCAAGAGCGGCACGGCCGCGGCTTGA
- the argF gene encoding ornithine carbamoyltransferase yields the protein MTASRHFLDLSAMTSADLRTIIDDALLRKTATKAGTAEKPLDGKMLAMIFEKPSTRTRVSFDVGMRQLGGETLFLSGTEMQLGRAEAIGDTAKVLSRYVDAIVIRTTDHRRLLELAEHATVPVINGLTDDTHPCQIMADIMTFEEHRGPVKGKTIAWTGDGNNVLHSLIEGSARFGYKMNMAVPLGSEPQNKFLNWARNNGGEILLCHEAEQAVAGAHCVVTDTWVSMNQEHRARGHNVFQPYQVNEALMKHASPEALFMHCLPAHRGEEVTDEVIDGPQSVVFDEAENRLHAQKSILAWCLGVV from the coding sequence ATGACTGCCTCTAGACACTTCCTCGATCTCTCGGCAATGACAAGCGCCGACCTGCGCACGATCATCGACGATGCACTCCTGCGGAAGACGGCGACCAAGGCCGGAACGGCCGAGAAGCCGCTTGACGGCAAGATGCTGGCGATGATCTTCGAGAAGCCGTCCACCCGCACCCGCGTTTCCTTCGATGTCGGCATGCGGCAGCTGGGCGGCGAGACGCTGTTCCTGTCGGGCACCGAAATGCAGCTCGGCCGCGCCGAGGCGATCGGCGACACCGCCAAGGTGCTGTCCCGCTACGTCGATGCGATCGTGATCCGCACGACTGATCATCGCCGGCTGCTGGAATTGGCCGAGCACGCGACCGTTCCGGTCATCAACGGCCTGACCGACGACACGCATCCCTGCCAGATCATGGCCGATATCATGACCTTCGAGGAGCATCGCGGACCGGTCAAAGGCAAGACGATCGCCTGGACGGGCGACGGCAACAACGTGCTCCATTCGTTGATCGAAGGCTCGGCACGCTTCGGTTACAAGATGAACATGGCGGTGCCGCTCGGCTCCGAGCCGCAGAACAAGTTCCTCAACTGGGCGCGCAACAATGGTGGCGAAATCCTCCTCTGCCATGAGGCGGAGCAGGCGGTTGCGGGCGCCCACTGCGTCGTCACCGACACCTGGGTGTCCATGAACCAGGAGCATCGCGCCCGGGGACACAACGTCTTCCAGCCCTATCAGGTCAACGAGGCGCTGATGAAGCATGCGTCGCCCGAAGCCTTGTTCATGCATTGCCTGCCGGCGCATCGCGGCGAGGAAGTCACCGACGAGGTCATCGATGGCCCCCAGTCCGTCGTCTTCGACGAGGCCGAGAACCGGCTGCACGCGCAAAAGTCGATCCTCGCCTGGTGCCTGGGCGTCGTCTGA
- a CDS encoding Hsp33 family molecular chaperone has protein sequence MTETAPGLGEFDFAGDDHVVPFQVEGLDVRGRAVQLGPMLDAILERHSYPLPVARLVAETVVLTVLLGTSLKFEGKLIVQTQGDGPVDLVVADFSTPDRVRAYARYDEEALAAAENGGRTQPHELLGNGILAFTIDQGAHTQRYQGIVALDGATLEEIAAVYFRQSEQIPTKVRLAVAELLDRDENGKPRHRWRAGGMVAQFLPEAPDRMRQPDLPGGDGDDSDAGLLFEDDDLWAEAKVMVETIDTDELTDPMVGTERLLYRLFHERGVRVYQPQAVYDRCSCSRDKIRQVLEGLSDEDIEHSIEDGQIKVTCEFCSTNYRFEASEVRSQ, from the coding sequence ATGACAGAGACAGCACCGGGACTTGGCGAGTTCGATTTTGCCGGTGACGACCACGTCGTTCCCTTCCAGGTCGAGGGTCTCGACGTACGGGGACGGGCCGTGCAGCTCGGTCCGATGCTCGACGCGATCCTTGAGCGGCACAGCTATCCGCTGCCGGTGGCGCGGCTCGTTGCCGAAACGGTCGTGCTGACCGTTCTGCTTGGAACCTCGCTCAAGTTCGAGGGCAAGCTGATCGTCCAGACCCAGGGTGATGGGCCGGTCGACCTCGTCGTCGCCGATTTCTCCACCCCGGATCGGGTTCGCGCCTATGCGCGCTATGACGAAGAGGCGCTTGCCGCCGCCGAGAATGGCGGGCGCACGCAGCCGCACGAGTTGCTCGGCAACGGCATCCTCGCCTTTACCATCGACCAGGGCGCCCACACCCAACGCTACCAGGGCATCGTGGCGCTCGACGGCGCGACGCTGGAGGAGATCGCAGCGGTTTATTTCCGCCAATCGGAACAGATACCGACCAAGGTTCGCCTTGCCGTCGCCGAACTGCTCGACCGGGACGAAAACGGCAAACCGCGGCATCGCTGGCGCGCCGGCGGCATGGTGGCGCAGTTCCTGCCAGAGGCTCCCGACCGCATGCGCCAGCCGGACCTACCCGGCGGCGATGGCGACGATAGCGATGCCGGCCTGCTCTTCGAGGACGACGATCTCTGGGCTGAAGCCAAGGTGATGGTCGAGACCATCGATACCGATGAACTGACCGACCCGATGGTCGGCACGGAGCGTCTGCTGTATCGGCTGTTCCATGAGCGGGGCGTGCGCGTCTATCAGCCCCAGGCGGTCTATGATCGCTGCAGCTGCTCGCGCGACAAGATACGCCAGGTCCTTGAGGGACTGAGCGACGAGGACATCGAGCACAGCATCGAGGACGGCCAGATCAAGGTCACCTGCGAGTTCTGCTCCACCAACTACCGCTTCGAGGCGAGCGAAGTGCGCTCTCAGTAA